The Natrinema pellirubrum DSM 15624 region TTTTCCTCCGTCGGACGAGGAGTTCGTCCTTCCGATCGACATGCCGGGCTTCAAGACCGGGATCGAAGCGGAGTGACCGGTCGCCGCGAGCGGTCGAGGAGCCGCCCCGAAACTGCCTCATCGGCGCCAGCCCCGCTCGAGTCGGCTCAGACCCCCGTTGACGGCCGCACCGGCTGGCGACGCTTGTGACGCGTCCGCTCGACCCACGCCGCGAGTCGCTCGACGGTCTCGGTCTCGACACCGGTCCGGTCCGCGACGGTTCCCGCGTCGACGCCCTCGTCGATCCTCCGACGCAGGATCCGGTCGACGGTTTCGGGGTCGGCATCGAGTCCCGTCGCCGGCGACCCGCCGGGATGTAACGGCGAGCCCGCCGCTTCGACCGTCAGGTCCTCGGGGATCCCGACGGCTCGAGCGAGGGCCTCGAGTTCGGCCCGGTAGAGGCCGGCGAAGGGGAGACAGTCAGCCCCCGTTTCGCCGTGTTTCGCGACCGAGCCGAGGAGGTACTGGGTGCGGTTGATCGGGCCCGCGACGAGCGCGTCCGTCGCGTTCGCGACGTAGTAGGCGCAGGTCATCCGGAGCCGCGACAGCGCGTTGGTAGTCGCGACTAGGTCGTCGGCCGGCCCGGAAGACCCGCCGATCGTCTCCTGAAACGCCGCCAGGACCGGTTGCAGTTGCAGGCGACTGTGGTCGATGCCCAGCGACGTCGCAACCGCTTCCGCGTTGCGCGACACCGCCTCGTGGCTCAGAAACGCCGGCATCACGAGCCCCGTCACGTGGTCCTGACCCACCGCATCGACGGCGAACGTCGCCGCCAGCGCCGTCTCGACCCCGCCGTCGAGCGGCACGACGACTCCCTCCGCGCCGGCGTCGGCCACCACCCGCTCGAGGAACGTCGGCAGCCGTTCGCGGAGCCGAGACAGCGCGTCGTCAGTCGTCGCGAGGCCGTCGGAGCCGCGAGGCAAGTCCGCGATCGGCGAATCGAAGCCGGACACCGTCATCGCACCCCTCGGATCACGAACGGCAGGGACGCGCTCGAGGGGCTGTCGATACCGCTCCGTCGATCTCCCGACCACGGACCGGCTATCGGTCGGCCGTCGGTCGGGCGGCGGGACTGGGATTTCATCAGTTACTCGAGCAAGTACTTTCAAACGATATAACCGTTTCTTGGCACAACATTCCCTAATTGAAACTCATACGTGGCCTTTGGGTGAATATATATCGTGAAAGGACCCTGGAGCCCGATTGGATACCAACCCGCATTCGGACCGACCCGGCAACCGGTCGGGACCGGGGACGACGATCGGACAGCACTCACCGCGTTGCGACGGGCGGCCGCCGTCACCGGACTCGAGCGATGGAGACGAAAGGTCCTTAAGTTCCCACCCCCTACGGAGGAGTGGACTAGGTCGGGCAGTTTGGCCCTGCTCGTTACCCGCGCTATGGTCATTAGCGGGGACCGAACGCCGCGGGCGTCCGGTCAGACCGACCGGGGCCCCGGGAGCCAACATGGAAGCCTCGTCCGTCGGGGACAGCGGTCCACGATGGCCGTCCGCAGGGACGTCCCATCGTGGTTAGCCGGCGACAGCCCATCAGGCGCGGAAGCGAGCAGTGGACCGCCGGACACCTGTCGCTCGCCGGGTCGCGGGGTGGAGAAGGCAACCGGGATTCCCCCGGTCGGAACGCCGGGCAACCGCGGTCGTCCACATTCATACAACCGACCTTTTACGCTGCGTGAGCGGCGGCGCTGCGCGCCTTGCTCACTCGGTAAAAGGTCGATCAAAAGCCTCTTCCTTCCCCGCCACTCGCTGACTCGCGGTTTCACCGCTCGTCCGTTGGCGGCGCTACGCGCCGCGCAACCGCTCGCTCCGGGTCAGTCGTCGGCCCGCTCGCGCCTTCGGCGCTCGCGGTC contains the following coding sequences:
- the nadE gene encoding NAD(+) synthase, which gives rise to MTVSGFDSPIADLPRGSDGLATTDDALSRLRERLPTFLERVVADAGAEGVVVPLDGGVETALAATFAVDAVGQDHVTGLVMPAFLSHEAVSRNAEAVATSLGIDHSRLQLQPVLAAFQETIGGSSGPADDLVATTNALSRLRMTCAYYVANATDALVAGPINRTQYLLGSVAKHGETGADCLPFAGLYRAELEALARAVGIPEDLTVEAAGSPLHPGGSPATGLDADPETVDRILRRRIDEGVDAGTVADRTGVETETVERLAAWVERTRHKRRQPVRPSTGV